Proteins co-encoded in one Brassica oleracea var. oleracea cultivar TO1000 chromosome C4, BOL, whole genome shotgun sequence genomic window:
- the LOC106337152 gene encoding 30S ribosomal protein 2, chloroplastic-like, with protein sequence MATFLTAVVSIKATLFSFQPQTFTSLQSQTNALSLKPSPSFTKPISVSLPRMRLIPHATMETETETETEEKPALDPNAESSRRVYIGNIPRTVTNEQLTKIVEEHGAVEQVQVMYDKYSGRSRRFGFATMKSVEDANAVIEKLNGTTIEGREVKVNITEKPIASSSSSSPDLSLLQSEDAAFVDSPYKVYVGNLAKSVTKEMLESLFSEKGKVLSAKVSRVPGTSKSTGFGFVTFSSDEDVEAAILALNNSLLEGQKIRVNKA encoded by the exons ATGGCTACTTTCCTAACAGCTGTTGTTTCAATCAAAGCTACACTCTTCTCTTTCCAGCCCCAAACCTTCACCTCTTTGCAATCTCAAACCAATGCACTCTCCCTCAAACCTTCCCCTTCTTTCACCAAACCCATCTCCGTCTCCCTTCCAAGGATGAGACTCATCCCTCACGCAACGATGGAGACGGAGACGGAGACGGAGACGGAAGAAAAACCCGCTTTAGACCCTAACGCAGAATCCTCAAGACGCGTCTACATCGGAAACATACCAAGAACAGTCACTAACGAACAGCTCACCAAAATCGTCGAAGAACACGGCGCCGTTGAACAAGTCCAG GTGATGTATGATAAGTACTCAGGAAGAAGCCGTAGGTTTGGTTTCGCTACAATGAAATCAGTTGAAGATGCCAATGCTGTCATTGAGAAGTTGAATGGCACT ACCATTGAAGGACGTGAGGTGAAGGTTAATATAACTGAGAAGCCTATAGCATCATCATCATCGTCATCACCTGATTTGTCACTGCTTCAGTCTGAAGATGCAGCTTTTGTGGATAGTCCTTACAAAGTGTATGTAGGGAATCTAGCAAAGAGTGTTACTAAAGAGATGCTTGAGAGTTTGTTTTCTGAGAAAGGGAAAGTTCTAAGTGCCAAGGTTTCGAGAGTGCCTGGTACTTCGAAATCCACTGGGTTTGGGTTTGTGACGTTTTCTTCAGATGAAGATGTCGAAGCTGCCATTTTGGCTCTTAACAACTCT TTGCTGGAAGGACAGAAGATTCGGGTGAACAAGGCCTAG